The DNA region TCGCTGGTCATGATGATAGCAATAGGAGGATGAAGTACTTTATCTTTTGTCTGTGTTCGAACTTTGGCTTCTTAGGATATGTAATTTTCCACTTTAGCGCTACAGGTTAATCAACTGTCTTATGATTTAGCTATATACTAACGATTTACATGGTTTATACTCATCTACAAGCAGTTGCGATTATTTCTCGGAGCCAATTCTATGGCActcttccaagaagaatctgatCTTTTCTGGGTCCATGAACGGATGGGTGCCGTGTCCAAAATTCACGATATGGCGCTGTTTACCACCACCAAAACCACTTATCATTCTTTCGACTTTCTTGGTAATCATTTCATTTGTTCCGTACATGACACCTGGATCTAGATTTCCTTGCAGAGTAACTCGTCCGTGGTTGATCCTGCAGGCCTCCTTTGGGTCCCACAGCCAGTCCAAAGACACCACGTCGTAGCCCGCGTCACAGAGCTTGTCAAGGGCGTACCACGAACCCTTGGCGAAGACGACTAAAGGAATTTTTTCAGTGATACCCAGCTCCGCTAGCCTCTGGGGCACCTTAGAAGCGATCTGTCTGAGGTATGGAAGGGaaaattcgtcaaagtCATCACACGAGAGCTCACCGCCCCAGCTTTCGAAGACCTGCAGGATTTGCGCACCGGCGACAACCTGCTGGGAGAGAAACTCCACTGCGACGTCCGTAATCTTCTGCAGCAACTTCTTTGACAAATCTGGACGCTTGTTGATCCACTCCTTCGCAAACCTGAAGAGGCGCGAACCGCCACCTTCAGTCATGTACACCAGAAGCGTCCACGGACCGCCACAGAACCCAAAAAGTGGCACTTGACCCTCCAGTTTCTTTCTGGTCAACGTAATAGCCTCAAAGGCCCAATCCAGTTCCTTCAACACATCTACTTCATATTCCAGAACCGTTCGCAACTCGCTCTCTGTCCGCAAAGGCGTTGGGAAATGCGGTCCCTTACCATCGACCATCTCGACTTTCATCCCCATCGCTTGTGGAATCACCAGGATATCACTGAAGATGATTGCGGCGTCCAACAGGCCCGCGTACCGTCTCACAGGCTGAATGGTGATCTCAGAGGCAATCTCCGCATCCCTACAGGTCTCAAAAAAGTCACGACCATTCTTAACTTCGTGGTACTCTGGCAGATAACGTCCAGCTTGACGCATAATCCAGCAGGGTGGCCTTTCCACCTTCTCACCTCTAGCAGCTCTCAGGATCAGGTCATTCTTGAGTGGAGCGAACTCCTTGTGAT from Torulaspora globosa chromosome 3, complete sequence includes:
- the HEM12 gene encoding uroporphyrinogen decarboxylase HEM12 (ancestral locus Anc_3.294); this translates as MGLARFVDHKEFAPLKNDLILRAARGEKVERPPCWIMRQAGRYLPEYHEVKNGRDFFETCRDAEIASEITIQPVRRYAGLLDAAIIFSDILVIPQAMGMKVEMVDGKGPHFPTPLRTESELRTVLEYEVDVLKELDWAFEAITLTRKKLEGQVPLFGFCGGPWTLLVYMTEGGGSRLFRFAKEWINKRPDLSKKLLQKITDVAVEFLSQQVVAGAQILQVFESWGGELSCDDFDEFSLPYLRQIASKVPQRLAELGITEKIPLVVFAKGSWYALDKLCDAGYDVVSLDWLWDPKEACRINHGRVTLQGNLDPGVMYGTNEMITKKVERMISGFGGGKQRHIVNFGHGTHPFMDPEKIRFFLEECHRIGSEK